In Francisella hispaniensis FSC454, a genomic segment contains:
- a CDS encoding amino acid permease, translating to MSNKNKLKRDILARHIVMISLGGTISASFFLGVGSILNSVGAFGTVLGFFLGGIIMMLVMISLAEMSIAMPISGSFQAYATKFISPYSGFLTGWLYLLNWLTAAAGGLVAAGIICHNFYPEISIWQFCLVIIIIVSLLNLCTVRIFAEIEFWLSAIKIITIIVFIVIGIGIISGVLHSNKPISGLVNFYADGLFPNGFKTFLFGLVIIVCTFQGAELVGIAAGETKDPEKNIRKAVKSVAIRILIFFVFSSFIIAYIIPYKDSGVTNTPFITILQLVNIKYVDTIMQLVILSASLSAVNSCFYTCARLMWSMASDNQAPKMFAKVSKNQVPIYGVLFVAILSCLCLVTKFVGAEKLFILVVSSSGMVGCMIWIIISLCHIYFRKSLNSEKIANLKFKAWAFPIIPYLSILFNSCVILGMFWDPDQRMVVYSGMILIIIFSILYKIYCKNKI from the coding sequence ATGAGTAACAAAAATAAATTAAAAAGAGATATTCTTGCGCGACATATTGTAATGATTTCTCTTGGTGGAACTATTTCTGCTAGTTTTTTTCTAGGTGTTGGTAGTATTTTGAATTCAGTTGGTGCTTTTGGTACTGTATTGGGCTTTTTTCTGGGTGGTATAATAATGATGCTGGTAATGATAAGCCTTGCAGAAATGTCTATAGCAATGCCAATAAGTGGCTCTTTTCAAGCCTATGCTACAAAATTTATATCACCATACTCAGGTTTTTTAACTGGTTGGTTATATTTGCTTAATTGGTTAACAGCTGCTGCTGGAGGGTTAGTAGCAGCCGGTATTATTTGTCATAATTTTTACCCCGAAATTAGTATTTGGCAATTTTGTTTAGTTATTATTATAATTGTTAGTCTGCTCAATTTATGTACTGTTAGGATCTTTGCTGAGATTGAGTTTTGGCTTTCTGCAATAAAGATTATTACTATTATAGTATTTATAGTGATAGGTATCGGTATTATATCTGGAGTTTTACATTCCAATAAACCCATATCTGGATTAGTCAATTTCTACGCGGATGGCCTATTTCCGAATGGTTTTAAAACATTCTTATTTGGATTAGTAATTATAGTATGTACTTTCCAAGGTGCTGAATTAGTTGGTATTGCAGCTGGAGAAACAAAAGATCCTGAAAAAAATATTCGCAAAGCAGTTAAAAGTGTTGCTATCCGCATACTTATATTTTTTGTTTTTTCCTCTTTTATAATAGCTTATATTATTCCATATAAAGACTCAGGGGTTACAAATACTCCATTTATCACAATACTGCAATTAGTAAACATAAAATATGTTGATACTATTATGCAATTAGTAATTTTATCAGCAAGTTTATCAGCTGTTAACTCATGTTTTTATACATGTGCAAGATTAATGTGGTCTATGGCTTCAGACAATCAAGCACCTAAGATGTTTGCAAAAGTTAGTAAAAACCAAGTTCCTATATATGGTGTTTTGTTTGTTGCTATACTTTCTTGTCTTTGCTTGGTTACAAAATTCGTAGGTGCTGAAAAACTATTTATATTAGTTGTCTCTTCATCTGGTATGGTTGGTTGTATGATATGGATTATTATAAGCTTATGTCATATTTATTTTAGAAAATCACTCAATAGTGAAAAAATTGCTAACTTGAAATTCAAAGCATGGGCATTTCCTATAATTCCGTACTTAAGTATTTTATTTAATTCTTGCGTAATACTAGGAATGTTTTGGGACCCAGATCAACGCATGGTAGTTTATTCAGGAATGATTTTGATAATTATTTTTTCAATTTTATATAAGATTTATTGCAAAAATAAAATATAA
- a CDS encoding ROK family protein, whose amino-acid sequence MYLAGIEAGGTKFFTTIGDFHGNVIERHRTDTTTPEKTMSEVLKILKNYQENFDIKALGLACFGPIDINTKSETYGHITNTPKIAWQNFDIVGAIKSIYKGPIGFNTDVNAAAICEKLWGCAQDISNLIYLTVGTGVGGGIICNNQLIQGAMHPEIGHLLIPKNPQDNFDGCCPFHGTCIEGLASGTAINKRWQVAHAGALNDDHIAWVFEAEYLAKALVNYICSFSPERIILGGGVMHKTILFDMIRKNVTRYLNNYLDYPALKDMTKFIVPTSFGDNTGVKGSLALALETYNSL is encoded by the coding sequence ATGTATTTAGCTGGTATAGAAGCTGGTGGGACCAAGTTTTTTACAACTATTGGTGATTTTCATGGCAATGTGATAGAACGCCATCGCACAGATACAACCACACCAGAAAAAACAATGTCTGAAGTTCTTAAGATTTTAAAAAATTATCAAGAGAATTTTGACATTAAAGCTCTTGGTTTAGCATGTTTTGGTCCTATAGATATTAATACCAAATCTGAAACTTATGGGCATATCACAAATACTCCAAAAATAGCATGGCAAAATTTTGATATAGTTGGAGCAATAAAATCTATATATAAAGGACCAATTGGCTTTAATACTGATGTAAATGCTGCGGCAATATGTGAAAAACTATGGGGTTGTGCTCAAGATATTAGCAACCTTATTTACCTTACTGTTGGTACAGGTGTTGGTGGCGGGATTATTTGTAATAACCAGCTAATTCAAGGAGCAATGCATCCAGAAATTGGTCATTTATTAATACCAAAAAACCCACAAGATAACTTTGATGGTTGTTGTCCTTTTCATGGTACATGTATAGAGGGCTTAGCTTCTGGTACAGCTATTAATAAAAGGTGGCAAGTTGCTCATGCAGGAGCACTTAATGATGATCATATTGCATGGGTATTTGAAGCAGAATATCTAGCAAAAGCATTAGTTAACTATATATGCTCATTCTCTCCTGAGAGAATTATCCTCGGTGGTGGTGTAATGCATAAGACAATCTTATTTGATATGATTCGTAAAAATGTTACTAGATACCTAAATAATTATCTTGATTATCCTGCATTAAAAGATATGACTAAATTTATAGTTCCTACATCATTTGGTGATAACACTGGTGTAAAAGGATCTCTTGCATTAGCTCTTGAAACTTATAACAGCCTATAG
- the serS gene encoding serine--tRNA ligase, translating to MLDAKYIKDNLQQVAEKLATRGYQFDIAEFEAQEQKRKHLQERTQDLQSQRNTISKEIGQRKAKGEDTSDSFAKVNQINEELKVIEKDLKELQDSINQTLLSMPNLPADDVPVGKDENDNIEIRRWGTPREFHPEAPAKDHADIGEILKMIDFKAAAKVTGSRFMVLKNKIAKLHRSLSQFMLDMHTEKHGYEELYVPYLVNNDSLYGTGQLPKFAADLFKLEGDFEYSLIPTAEVPITNLVRDEILDTETLPRYYTAHTPCFRSEAGSYGRDTKGMIRQHQFEKVELVHITTADKGEESLELLTSHAEKVLQKLNLPYRVMKLCTGDMGFSAKKTYDLEVWLPSQNTYREISSCSWCGDFQARRMKARHKNPSMKKPELVHTLNGSGLAVGRTLLAIIENYQQEDGSIMVPDALINYMGGISVIK from the coding sequence ATGCTTGATGCTAAATATATTAAGGATAATTTACAACAAGTTGCTGAAAAGCTTGCAACTAGAGGTTATCAATTTGATATAGCTGAATTTGAAGCCCAAGAGCAAAAAAGAAAACACTTACAAGAAAGAACTCAGGATCTACAATCACAGCGTAATACTATTTCAAAAGAAATAGGTCAAAGAAAAGCTAAAGGTGAAGATACTAGTGATAGCTTTGCTAAAGTTAATCAAATCAATGAAGAACTAAAGGTTATTGAAAAAGATCTTAAAGAGCTACAAGACTCTATAAATCAAACACTACTATCAATGCCAAATCTTCCTGCTGACGATGTACCAGTTGGTAAAGATGAGAATGATAATATAGAAATAAGGAGATGGGGAACACCACGTGAATTTCATCCTGAAGCTCCAGCAAAAGATCATGCTGATATTGGCGAAATCCTTAAGATGATTGATTTTAAAGCTGCAGCTAAAGTTACTGGCAGCCGTTTCATGGTACTTAAAAATAAAATCGCTAAACTACACCGCTCCCTATCACAGTTTATGCTTGACATGCATACAGAAAAACATGGTTATGAAGAGTTATATGTGCCATATCTAGTTAATAATGATAGTTTATATGGTACTGGACAGTTGCCGAAATTTGCTGCTGATCTTTTTAAGCTTGAGGGGGATTTCGAATATAGTCTAATACCTACAGCAGAGGTGCCAATCACTAATCTAGTAAGGGATGAAATTTTAGATACAGAAACTTTACCCAGATACTATACAGCTCATACCCCTTGCTTTAGGAGTGAAGCTGGCTCATATGGTCGCGACACTAAAGGTATGATTCGTCAACATCAGTTTGAGAAAGTAGAGCTAGTACATATCACTACTGCAGATAAAGGCGAAGAATCACTAGAGCTACTAACATCACATGCTGAAAAAGTATTACAAAAACTTAATCTACCATATAGAGTGATGAAACTATGTACTGGTGATATGGGTTTTAGTGCTAAAAAAACTTATGATTTAGAAGTATGGCTACCATCACAAAATACTTATAGAGAAATATCTTCATGTAGTTGGTGCGGTGACTTCCAAGCACGCCGTATGAAAGCTCGACACAAAAACCCAAGCATGAAAAAGCCAGAACTTGTCCATACTTTAAATGGTTCTGGTTTAGCTGTGGGTAGAACACTATTAGCTATTATTGAAAATTATCAACAAGAGGACGGTTCTATCATGGTTCCTGATGCTCTTATCAACTATATGGGTGGAATTTCAGTTATTAAATGA
- the gpmI gene encoding 2,3-bisphosphoglycerate-independent phosphoglycerate mutase: MKKTTLLVILDGWGYSDSDYFNAIKNANTPTWDSIWQEFPKTLINASSLEVGLPRGQMGNSEVGHVNIGCGRVVYQELTKIDKAIEEKTFGDNKAICAAIDNVIKNDSNLHLIGLLSPGGVHSHEEHIFEMIKIAKQKGIKKVYLHAFLDGRDTPPRSAEKSIKKADKLLEDLNLGYIASVCGRYYAMDRDNRWDRVQKAYNAIVNADADFIYDSALEALEQSYARDQSDEFVIPTCIRKDGKLIKVDDNDSVIFMNFRADRAREISHAFTDENFDHFLRNKHLNINFTTLTEYDSKLKCNVAFPPEQPINTLGEVLMKNHKTQLRIAETEKYPHVTFFFNGGREEQFEGEDRILIPSPKVATYDLQPEMSAPEVTDKLVAAINSGKYDCIVCNYANSDMVGHTGNYEAAMQAIEYLDKCLARLKDAILEHDGNMFITADHGNADMMVNPETQKPHTAHTTNLVPFVYVGHKKAQIALENGKLSDIAPTLLNVMGIAQPKEMTGKTIFNFEK, translated from the coding sequence ATGAAAAAAACTACTCTTTTAGTAATCCTAGATGGCTGGGGTTATAGTGATAGTGACTATTTTAACGCTATCAAAAACGCAAATACTCCAACTTGGGATAGTATTTGGCAAGAATTTCCTAAAACACTTATCAATGCTTCTAGTTTAGAAGTAGGTTTACCTAGAGGCCAAATGGGTAACTCTGAAGTTGGTCATGTAAATATAGGTTGTGGTAGAGTAGTCTATCAGGAATTAACAAAAATTGATAAAGCTATCGAAGAAAAAACCTTTGGTGATAATAAAGCTATCTGTGCAGCTATTGACAATGTAATCAAAAATGACTCCAATCTACACTTAATTGGATTGCTCTCACCAGGTGGTGTTCACTCTCATGAAGAGCATATTTTTGAGATGATAAAAATTGCTAAACAAAAAGGTATCAAAAAAGTATATTTACATGCATTTTTAGATGGTAGAGACACTCCACCACGATCTGCAGAAAAATCGATTAAAAAAGCAGATAAGTTACTAGAAGATCTAAATTTAGGATATATTGCCAGTGTTTGTGGTAGATATTATGCAATGGATAGAGATAATCGCTGGGATAGAGTACAGAAAGCTTACAATGCTATTGTTAATGCTGATGCTGATTTTATCTATGACTCAGCACTAGAAGCATTAGAACAGTCGTATGCTCGTGATCAATCTGATGAATTTGTAATCCCAACATGTATTAGAAAAGATGGGAAACTGATAAAAGTTGATGATAATGATAGTGTTATTTTTATGAATTTCAGAGCAGATAGAGCTAGAGAAATTTCGCATGCTTTTACTGATGAGAATTTTGATCACTTCCTAAGAAATAAACATTTGAATATAAACTTCACTACACTTACAGAATATGACTCGAAACTTAAATGTAATGTAGCGTTCCCACCAGAACAACCTATAAATACTCTTGGTGAAGTGTTAATGAAAAATCATAAAACTCAACTAAGAATAGCTGAAACTGAAAAATATCCACATGTAACATTCTTTTTCAATGGTGGCAGGGAAGAACAATTTGAAGGAGAAGATAGAATACTTATTCCATCGCCAAAGGTAGCTACATATGATTTACAACCAGAAATGTCAGCCCCAGAAGTCACTGATAAATTAGTTGCTGCTATTAATAGTGGTAAATATGACTGTATAGTATGTAATTATGCTAACTCAGATATGGTTGGTCACACAGGTAATTACGAAGCTGCTATGCAAGCAATTGAGTATCTTGATAAGTGTCTTGCTAGATTAAAAGATGCTATACTTGAGCATGATGGTAATATGTTTATCACAGCAGATCATGGTAATGCTGATATGATGGTTAATCCAGAAACACAAAAACCTCATACAGCTCATACTACAAACCTCGTACCATTTGTATATGTAGGACATAAAAAAGCTCAAATCGCTTTAGAAAATGGTAAACTCTCAGATATCGCACCAACTCTACTTAATGTTATGGGTATAGCTCAACCTAAAGAAATGACTGGTAAAACTATTTTTAACTTTGAAAAATAA